From a region of the Rouxiella sp. S1S-2 genome:
- the lpxH gene encoding UDP-2,3-diacylglucosamine diphosphatase, which yields MTTFFIADIHLCVQEPAITAGFLRFLREDAPQAEALYILGDLFEAWIGDDDPQPLHAEIASALNALHQQGVPCFFIHGNRDFLLGRRFARDSLMTLLPEKKVLELYGRRVLILHGDTLCIDDVSYQKFRKKVHNPLIQKLFLMLPLKWRLQIAAKMRAGSKASNSHKDLTIMDVNQHAVVQEMQTHGVEWMIHGHTHRPAIHNVELGETLGHRAVLGAWHEEGSVVKVTADGVELITFPF from the coding sequence ATGACAACGTTTTTTATCGCAGATATCCATCTTTGCGTACAGGAACCGGCAATTACTGCCGGTTTTCTGCGTTTTTTGCGCGAAGATGCGCCACAGGCCGAAGCGCTCTACATTCTAGGTGACCTGTTTGAAGCCTGGATCGGTGACGATGATCCCCAACCGTTGCATGCAGAAATCGCCAGTGCTCTCAATGCGTTGCATCAACAGGGCGTTCCCTGCTTTTTTATTCACGGTAATCGGGATTTTTTGCTGGGTCGGCGTTTTGCCCGCGACAGCCTGATGACGTTATTGCCGGAAAAGAAGGTGCTGGAACTTTATGGGCGTCGAGTGCTGATTTTACACGGCGATACCCTGTGCATTGACGACGTGAGCTATCAAAAGTTTCGCAAAAAAGTGCATAACCCTCTTATTCAAAAACTTTTCCTCATGCTTCCGCTCAAATGGCGACTGCAGATTGCCGCCAAAATGCGTGCCGGAAGCAAGGCGTCAAACAGCCATAAAGATCTGACAATTATGGATGTTAATCAGCACGCGGTGGTGCAAGAAATGCAGACTCACGGCGTTGAGTGGATGATCCACGGCCATACTCATCGACCGGCCATTCACAACGTTGAACTTGGCGAAACGTTAGGTCACCGCGCCGTGCTCGGGGCCTGGCACGAGGAAGGCTCCGTGGTGAAAGTGACCGCCGATGGCGTAGAGCTTATTACCTTCCCGTTTTAA
- the tolA gene encoding cell envelope integrity protein TolA, whose translation MKINIVIALASTTALIGCETRTTVPTSLNQSANSTPASPAENEAIAQMFSDYSKKISSSTQSTKMTPQTKQDEASMISQQSSDYTIGIARAIQAKFTDASLYPGKRCSLKIGLSPEGAVPGVKTMSGVLAFCNAATNAVKTAKLPKFPNAAVYENFKSFAMDFNFVNNKK comes from the coding sequence ATGAAAATAAATATTGTTATAGCTCTCGCTTCAACGACTGCACTCATTGGCTGTGAAACGCGCACTACCGTGCCGACATCGTTAAATCAATCGGCAAATTCAACGCCAGCATCACCGGCTGAAAATGAAGCAATAGCTCAAATGTTCAGTGACTATTCCAAAAAGATTTCATCCTCCACTCAATCAACTAAAATGACTCCGCAAACAAAGCAAGATGAAGCGAGCATGATAAGCCAGCAATCGTCTGATTATACAATAGGCATAGCTAGGGCTATACAAGCAAAATTCACAGATGCATCACTCTATCCGGGAAAGCGATGCTCGCTTAAAATTGGTTTGTCGCCCGAAGGTGCAGTGCCAGGGGTGAAAACCATGAGTGGAGTTTTAGCTTTCTGTAATGCAGCGACTAACGCTGTTAAAACGGCTAAGTTACCTAAATTCCCTAACGCCGCCGTATATGAAAATTTCAAAAGTTTCGCGATGGATTTCAATTTTGTAAACAACAAAAAATAA
- the ybbP gene encoding putative ABC transporter permease subunit YbbP, which produces MIWRWFWREWRSPSLLIVWLSLTLAVACVLALGSISDRMDKGLSEQSRDFIAGDRVLQSARPITEAWIADAQQQGLKVSRQLSFMTMTFAGNTPQLASVKATDLAYPLYGNLDTQPAGMKPQPGTVLVAPRLLALLNLKVGDNLDVGDTTLRIAAVINQEPDSGFNPFETAPRIIMNLDDVPKTGAVQPGSRITYRYMFAGSAQSIQTYGQAVKGLLRPDQRWYGMEESDGALSRSLQRSQQFLTLSALLTLMLSIAAVAVSMSHYCRSRYDLVAVLKTLGAGRRALQKLIIGQWVAVLLLAAVAGSFIGLGFEALLMKMLAPVLPGKLPTAGLWPWVWSMGALVVISLLVGLRPYRQLVATLPLRVLRQDVVANVWPLRYFLPVITLVVVGLLVALVGNSALLWALLGGIVVLSLLLGGIGWLSLLLLRRLTVSHLGLRLAINRLLRQPWVTLSQLAAFSMSFMLLALLLVLRGDLLSQWQQQLPPDSPNYFLLNITKEQVPQVTDFLRQHKVEPDTFYPIVRVRLTKINQQDATSLIKPGDSGREAIDRELNLTWMQGLPTHNQVIEGSGSPKVGEVSIDQGIAERLGIKLGDTVTFSGDTQDFSAKVTSMRKVDWDSLRPNFYFIFPPGALDAQPQSWLTSFHYQQSGPMLVELNRQFPTLSLLDIGTILRQIGDVLQQVSRALEVMVILVILCGGLLLLAQIQVGMRQRRQELVVYRTLGASKKLLRSTLWCEFAVLGLVAGIAAAVGAEAALWLLQRKVFDFPWQPNMVLWWSVPITSAVLLSLCGSWLGVRLLRGKALFRSYQG; this is translated from the coding sequence ATGATTTGGCGTTGGTTCTGGCGTGAGTGGCGTTCACCGTCGCTGCTGATTGTTTGGCTTTCCCTGACGCTCGCCGTGGCCTGCGTGCTGGCGCTGGGCAGCATCAGCGACCGAATGGATAAAGGTCTCAGTGAGCAAAGCCGCGACTTTATTGCCGGTGACCGTGTGCTGCAGTCTGCGCGGCCGATCACTGAGGCCTGGATCGCCGATGCGCAGCAGCAGGGTTTAAAAGTCAGCCGCCAGCTGTCGTTTATGACTATGACCTTTGCCGGTAATACGCCGCAGCTGGCGTCGGTGAAGGCTACTGACTTGGCGTACCCCCTTTATGGCAATCTCGACACCCAGCCGGCGGGCATGAAACCGCAGCCAGGTACGGTGCTGGTCGCGCCTCGACTTTTGGCGCTGCTTAACCTGAAAGTGGGGGACAACCTCGACGTGGGCGATACTACGCTACGTATCGCAGCCGTTATAAATCAAGAGCCTGATTCGGGTTTTAACCCGTTTGAGACGGCACCCAGAATTATCATGAATCTGGACGACGTGCCGAAAACCGGTGCTGTCCAGCCCGGTAGCCGCATAACGTATCGCTACATGTTTGCCGGTTCAGCACAAAGTATCCAGACCTATGGTCAGGCAGTGAAAGGTCTGCTGCGTCCGGACCAGCGCTGGTACGGTATGGAAGAGTCCGACGGTGCGCTCAGCCGTTCACTGCAGCGTTCACAGCAATTTTTAACGCTTTCGGCCCTGTTGACGCTCATGCTGTCTATTGCCGCCGTGGCGGTGTCGATGAGCCACTATTGCCGCAGTCGCTACGATTTGGTGGCGGTGCTGAAAACGTTGGGGGCAGGGCGTCGGGCACTGCAAAAACTGATTATCGGCCAATGGGTGGCGGTGCTTTTACTTGCTGCTGTGGCGGGCAGTTTTATCGGGCTCGGATTTGAAGCCCTGCTGATGAAAATGCTTGCGCCGGTTCTGCCGGGCAAATTGCCAACGGCGGGCCTGTGGCCATGGGTATGGTCGATGGGGGCACTGGTGGTCATTTCGCTGCTGGTGGGTCTACGGCCCTATCGTCAGTTGGTTGCTACGTTACCGCTGCGCGTACTTCGCCAAGATGTGGTTGCCAATGTTTGGCCGTTACGCTATTTCTTGCCGGTAATTACCCTGGTGGTCGTCGGATTACTGGTGGCATTAGTGGGCAACAGCGCTCTGCTGTGGGCGCTGCTCGGCGGTATTGTCGTGCTTTCACTGTTACTGGGTGGCATTGGCTGGTTGAGCCTACTGCTGCTGCGCCGCCTGACCGTGAGTCATCTGGGATTGCGTTTAGCCATTAATCGCCTGCTTCGACAGCCGTGGGTTACGCTTAGCCAACTGGCCGCGTTTTCGATGTCATTTATGCTTTTGGCCCTGCTGTTGGTGCTGCGTGGTGACTTACTCAGTCAGTGGCAGCAACAACTTCCCCCTGACAGTCCGAACTATTTCTTGCTCAATATCACCAAGGAGCAAGTACCGCAGGTCACCGATTTTCTACGCCAGCATAAGGTTGAGCCCGATACTTTCTATCCTATCGTGCGCGTCAGGCTGACCAAAATTAATCAGCAGGACGCCACTAGCCTGATTAAACCGGGTGATTCAGGCCGTGAAGCCATCGACCGTGAACTTAATCTGACCTGGATGCAGGGATTGCCCACGCACAATCAGGTTATTGAAGGCAGTGGATCGCCGAAGGTCGGCGAGGTATCGATCGATCAGGGTATTGCTGAAAGGTTGGGCATTAAACTTGGTGATACTGTGACGTTTAGCGGCGACACGCAGGATTTCAGCGCCAAGGTTACCAGTATGCGCAAAGTCGATTGGGACAGCCTACGACCCAACTTTTACTTTATTTTCCCGCCAGGGGCGCTCGATGCACAGCCGCAAAGCTGGCTGACAAGCTTCCACTATCAGCAAAGTGGGCCCATGCTGGTTGAGTTAAACCGTCAGTTCCCAACCCTTAGCCTGTTGGATATTGGCACTATTTTGCGCCAAATCGGTGACGTGCTTCAACAGGTGAGCCGTGCGCTGGAAGTGATGGTAATACTGGTTATTCTCTGCGGCGGTTTGCTATTACTGGCTCAAATTCAGGTAGGTATGCGCCAGCGTCGGCAGGAATTGGTCGTTTATCGCACGCTAGGTGCCAGTAAAAAACTGCTGCGCAGCACGCTGTGGTGTGAGTTTGCGGTGCTGGGATTGGTCGCGGGCATTGCTGCTGCAGTGGGGGCAGAAGCGGCGCTTTGGCTGCTGCAGCGTAAAGTATTCGATTTCCCTTGGCAGCCAAACATGGTGTTATGGTGGTCGGTGCCCATCACCAGCGCTGTGTTGCTGTCGCTGTGCGGCAGTTGGTTAGGCGTTCGGTTGTTACGAGGCAAGGCGCTGTTTCGCAGTTATCAAGGTTAA
- a CDS encoding DUF2798 domain-containing protein has product MMQRIFNKTAKFRFPKHVSPYIFALYMATIMAFLMCLVITLAEFGIDEHYMRNVMNAYQVAMPSAFFCVLVVRPIVAWLIGWTVQGH; this is encoded by the coding sequence ATGATGCAAAGAATTTTCAATAAAACGGCAAAATTTCGTTTCCCAAAGCACGTCTCTCCTTATATTTTTGCTCTGTATATGGCAACTATCATGGCGTTTCTTATGTGCCTGGTGATCACTTTAGCCGAATTTGGAATAGATGAGCATTACATGAGAAATGTGATGAATGCATATCAAGTGGCCATGCCTTCAGCATTCTTTTGTGTGCTTGTCGTGCGTCCCATTGTTGCATGGCTGATAGGGTGGACCGTGCAAGGGCATTAA
- the purK gene encoding 5-(carboxyamino)imidazole ribonucleotide synthase has product MKPVCVLGNGQLGRMLRQAGEPLGIAVYPVGIDAEPEAVPFQNSVITAEVERWPETALTRELASHTGFVNRDIFPRLADRLTQKQLLDQLGLATAPWQLLADTAEWADIYARLGELAIVKRRVGGYDGRGQWRFRQGEEATLPQDCYGECIVEQGINFSGEVSLVGARGHDGKTVFYPLTHNLHQDGILRTSVALPTPNTAQQQQAESMLSAIMNELGYVGVMAMECFIVPEGLLINELAPRVHNSGHWTQNGASISQFELHLRAILALPLPTPVVSTPSVMVNLIGTDVNTAWLSQPLVHLHWYDKEVRTGRKVGHLNLNDASPLLLKDNLQALVPLLPAEYASGIAWALEKL; this is encoded by the coding sequence ATGAAGCCGGTCTGCGTACTCGGAAACGGTCAGTTAGGCCGCATGCTGCGTCAGGCAGGAGAACCCTTGGGCATCGCCGTTTATCCGGTGGGTATCGACGCCGAACCTGAAGCTGTTCCTTTTCAAAATAGCGTGATCACCGCTGAAGTTGAGCGCTGGCCAGAAACTGCGTTAACTCGTGAGTTGGCAAGCCATACCGGCTTTGTGAATCGTGATATTTTCCCACGTCTGGCCGACCGACTGACCCAAAAGCAGCTGCTTGACCAATTAGGTTTAGCTACCGCTCCGTGGCAGTTGCTGGCCGATACCGCAGAATGGGCGGATATTTATGCCCGCCTGGGTGAGCTGGCGATCGTTAAACGTCGCGTTGGCGGCTATGACGGCCGTGGACAGTGGCGTTTCCGTCAGGGTGAAGAAGCTACTCTGCCACAGGATTGCTACGGTGAGTGTATCGTCGAGCAGGGTATTAATTTCTCTGGTGAAGTCTCACTGGTTGGCGCGCGCGGGCACGATGGGAAGACGGTATTTTATCCCTTGACCCACAATCTGCATCAGGACGGTATCTTACGCACCAGCGTGGCCTTACCGACGCCGAATACCGCGCAACAGCAGCAGGCTGAGTCTATGCTGTCAGCCATTATGAACGAGCTGGGCTATGTTGGCGTGATGGCGATGGAATGTTTTATTGTTCCTGAAGGCTTGTTGATTAACGAGCTGGCACCGCGCGTGCACAATAGCGGCCACTGGACGCAAAATGGCGCATCCATCAGCCAGTTTGAACTGCATCTGCGGGCGATTCTCGCGCTGCCCTTACCAACGCCGGTTGTCAGTACGCCATCTGTGATGGTGAACCTGATTGGTACCGATGTAAACACTGCCTGGCTGAGTCAACCGCTGGTGCATCTGCACTGGTATGACAAAGAAGTGCGCACCGGTCGCAAAGTTGGGCACCTTAACCTCAACGACGCAAGTCCTCTGCTGCTCAAAGATAATCTGCAGGCGCTTGTTCCTTTGCTGCCAGCGGAATATGCCAGCGGAATAGCCTGGGCGTTAGAGAAGCTTTAG
- the ybcJ gene encoding ribosome-associated protein YbcJ — protein METFFLESHPHVELCDLLKFMGWCESGAAAKAVIAEGQVKVNGKVETRKRCKILADQQVEFASSKMVVKASA, from the coding sequence ATGGAAACTTTTTTTCTCGAATCTCACCCGCACGTTGAACTCTGCGATCTGCTCAAATTTATGGGCTGGTGTGAGAGCGGCGCAGCAGCTAAAGCGGTGATTGCCGAAGGTCAGGTTAAGGTCAACGGGAAGGTCGAAACCCGCAAACGTTGCAAAATTCTGGCCGATCAGCAGGTTGAATTCGCCAGTAGCAAAATGGTGGTTAAAGCCTCCGCGTAA
- a CDS encoding LysR family transcriptional regulator, with product MDILGLIKTYIRVVENGSIAAAARAQGMSPAAVSQSISRLETHLGVRLLSRTTRSMTLTDSGTRYFEKVRHIPQDIDLASQAAALETKPHGRLCVATTAAFGRHVLAPHMPAFKDAYPNIEIEIISTDRNVDHRLESVDISIRIEAQLNDQLIARRIASLPFVFCAAPDYLERAGIPNTPDCLSNHACLVFRYPTDGRFLPWSFMLNGTRFDAKMNPGFVSDDIDIITQIALNGGGIARLASFIAQPLIDSGKLIPLFNSNTDDTACAEALPMNIYACVTERSALNAKVRAFIEFLEDKI from the coding sequence ATGGACATTTTGGGGCTGATCAAGACCTATATTCGTGTCGTTGAGAACGGCAGTATTGCAGCAGCAGCCCGGGCACAGGGTATGAGCCCTGCGGCGGTTAGCCAGAGTATTTCTCGTCTTGAGACACATTTGGGCGTGCGCCTGCTTTCACGCACCACACGCAGCATGACGCTTACCGACAGCGGCACCCGTTATTTTGAAAAAGTGCGCCATATACCTCAGGATATTGATCTCGCCTCACAGGCCGCCGCCCTTGAAACCAAGCCCCACGGGCGACTTTGCGTTGCCACTACGGCGGCGTTTGGCAGACACGTGCTCGCACCGCATATGCCAGCCTTTAAAGATGCCTATCCGAACATTGAAATCGAAATAATCAGCACGGATCGCAACGTTGATCATCGACTGGAGTCTGTCGATATCAGCATTCGCATAGAGGCACAGTTAAACGATCAGCTTATTGCCCGCCGCATCGCCTCACTTCCTTTCGTGTTTTGCGCGGCGCCTGATTATCTTGAACGCGCTGGCATACCCAACACCCCCGATTGCCTAAGTAATCACGCCTGTCTGGTGTTTCGCTATCCAACGGATGGCCGTTTTCTTCCCTGGTCCTTCATGCTTAATGGCACACGCTTTGACGCTAAAATGAATCCCGGATTCGTCAGTGATGACATCGATATTATTACGCAAATAGCGCTAAACGGAGGAGGTATCGCCCGACTTGCGAGCTTTATAGCGCAGCCCCTGATCGACAGCGGTAAACTGATCCCCTTGTTTAATTCGAATACTGACGATACCGCTTGTGCCGAAGCTTTACCGATGAATATCTATGCCTGCGTCACCGAACGTTCGGCTCTAAACGCCAAGGTCAGAGCATTTATTGAATTTCTTGAGGATAAGATTTGA
- the cysS gene encoding cysteine--tRNA ligase, giving the protein MLKIFNTLSRQKEEFKPIHAGKIGMYVCGITVYDLCHIGHGRTFVSFDVVARYLRYSGYALKYVRNITDIDDKIIKRAADNGEGFNDLTHRMIAEMHADFDALGILPPDLEPRATHHIPEIIEIVQRLIDRDHAYVAINGDVMFSVASDPEYGLLSRQDLDQLQAGARVEVADVKRNPMDFVLWKMSKEGEPSWNSPWGNGRPGWHIECSAMNCKQLGSHFDIHGGGSDLMFPHHENEIAQSSCAHDGPYVNTWMHSGMVMIDREKMSKSLDNFFTVRDVLKYYDAESVRYFLMSGHYRSQLNYSEENLKLARTSMERLYTALRGTDASALPAGGEAFEARFRAAMDDDFNTPEAYSVLFDMARDINRLKAENPAAANGLAAELRRLAGVLGLLTQDPEQFLQSGAQADGNGEVTEIEALIKQRNDARASKNWAMADQARDRLNEMGIVLEDGAAGTTWRRK; this is encoded by the coding sequence ATGCTGAAGATTTTTAACACCCTGAGTCGCCAAAAAGAGGAATTTAAACCAATTCATGCCGGAAAAATCGGTATGTACGTGTGTGGGATTACCGTTTACGACCTCTGTCACATTGGACATGGGCGTACTTTTGTTTCTTTTGACGTCGTGGCGCGTTATTTACGTTATTCAGGCTATGCGCTGAAATACGTGCGTAATATCACCGACATTGACGATAAAATTATTAAACGTGCTGCCGATAATGGCGAGGGTTTTAACGATCTCACCCACCGGATGATCGCTGAAATGCACGCCGATTTCGACGCATTAGGGATCCTGCCTCCGGATCTGGAGCCGCGCGCGACTCACCATATTCCCGAGATCATTGAGATCGTCCAGCGTTTGATTGACCGAGATCACGCCTACGTGGCCATCAATGGAGACGTGATGTTTTCGGTGGCGAGCGATCCTGAATACGGATTGCTGTCTCGTCAGGATCTCGACCAACTTCAGGCCGGTGCACGCGTTGAAGTGGCCGATGTAAAACGTAATCCGATGGATTTCGTGCTGTGGAAAATGTCCAAAGAGGGCGAACCAAGCTGGAATTCGCCTTGGGGTAACGGTCGTCCAGGTTGGCATATTGAGTGTTCGGCTATGAACTGCAAACAACTGGGTTCGCATTTTGATATTCACGGCGGTGGCTCTGATCTGATGTTCCCGCACCATGAAAATGAAATTGCCCAGTCAAGCTGTGCGCACGATGGTCCTTACGTCAATACCTGGATGCACTCGGGTATGGTAATGATTGACCGCGAAAAAATGTCTAAATCGCTGGATAACTTTTTCACCGTTCGCGACGTGCTGAAATACTACGACGCCGAAAGCGTGCGTTATTTCCTGATGTCGGGCCACTATCGCAGTCAGTTAAACTACAGCGAAGAAAATCTAAAACTGGCACGTACTTCAATGGAGCGTCTTTACACTGCACTGCGTGGAACCGATGCGAGCGCCTTGCCGGCAGGCGGCGAAGCCTTTGAAGCGCGTTTTCGTGCCGCAATGGATGATGATTTCAACACGCCGGAAGCCTACTCGGTGCTGTTTGACATGGCGCGCGATATTAATCGCCTGAAGGCTGAAAATCCGGCCGCGGCCAACGGCTTGGCGGCTGAATTACGTCGTTTGGCGGGCGTTTTGGGGCTGTTGACACAAGATCCGGAGCAGTTCCTGCAGTCCGGAGCGCAGGCTGACGGCAATGGCGAAGTGACTGAAATTGAAGCGTTGATCAAACAGCGTAACGACGCGCGTGCCAGTAAAAATTGGGCCATGGCCGACCAAGCTCGCGACCGTTTAAACGAGATGGGTATCGTGCTGGAAGATGGGGCCGCGGGCACCACCTGGCGTCGTAAATAA
- the purE gene encoding 5-(carboxyamino)imidazole ribonucleotide mutase, translated as MTSNVTPAKIAIVMGSKSDWATMQFAADVLTTLNIPFHVEVVSAHRTPDKLFSFAEQASENGLDVIIAGAGGAAHLPGMIAAKTLVPVLGVPVQSAALSGVDSLYSIVQMPRGIPVGTLAIGKAGAANAALLAAQILALHDSRIAGALATWRKEQTDEVLNNPDPREEA; from the coding sequence ATGACATCCAACGTTACCCCGGCAAAAATCGCTATCGTCATGGGGTCTAAAAGTGACTGGGCTACCATGCAGTTCGCTGCAGACGTCCTCACAACGCTGAATATCCCTTTTCATGTCGAGGTAGTCTCCGCTCATCGCACGCCGGACAAACTGTTCAGCTTTGCCGAGCAAGCGTCTGAAAATGGACTGGATGTGATCATCGCGGGTGCCGGTGGTGCTGCGCATCTGCCGGGTATGATCGCGGCGAAAACACTGGTTCCTGTGCTGGGCGTGCCGGTACAAAGCGCCGCTCTGAGCGGCGTTGACAGTCTTTATTCCATCGTACAAATGCCGCGCGGTATTCCGGTGGGTACGCTGGCTATAGGTAAAGCGGGCGCAGCGAATGCAGCCCTGCTCGCCGCACAAATTTTAGCTTTGCATGACAGCCGCATTGCGGGTGCATTAGCCACCTGGCGCAAAGAACAAACTGACGAAGTCCTGAATAATCCCGACCCGCGGGAGGAAGCATGA
- a CDS encoding DUF1304 domain-containing protein produces the protein MLSSILIVMVAIIHVYILILEMFLWDTRVGRKAFKLSTDFSAATKVLAGNQGLYNGFLAAGLFYGVWLGESGFQFKIFFLSCVLIAGIYGAITATRKILYVQALPALIAIAALLLQ, from the coding sequence ATGTTATCAAGCATTCTCATAGTGATGGTCGCGATTATTCATGTCTATATCCTCATCCTTGAAATGTTTCTCTGGGACACCCGCGTAGGCCGCAAAGCGTTTAAGCTCAGCACCGATTTCTCTGCTGCAACAAAAGTGTTGGCAGGGAATCAGGGCCTCTACAATGGATTTTTAGCGGCGGGGCTGTTTTATGGCGTGTGGTTAGGTGAAAGCGGATTTCAGTTTAAGATATTCTTTCTAAGCTGCGTGCTCATCGCCGGTATCTATGGGGCCATCACCGCCACCAGGAAAATACTTTATGTTCAGGCGTTGCCTGCATTAATTGCGATTGCAGCTCTGCTTCTTCAATAA
- the folD gene encoding bifunctional methylenetetrahydrofolate dehydrogenase/methenyltetrahydrofolate cyclohydrolase FolD, with translation MAAKIIDGKTIAQQVRSEVGEKVKQRLAQGKRAPGLAVVLVGENPASQIYVASKRKACDEVGFLSRSYDLPATTTEGELLALIDQLNNDDAIDGILVQLPLPAGIDNVKVLENIHPDKDVDGFHPYNVGRLCQRAPKLRPCTPRGIVTLLERYNIDTFGLNAVVIGASNIVGRPMSMELLLAGCTTTVTHRFTKNLRHHVENADLVVVAVGKPGFIPGEWIKPGAIVIDVGINRLESGKVVGDVEFEAASERASFITPVPGGVGPMTVATLIQNTLQACEEYHDVNTH, from the coding sequence ATGGCAGCAAAGATTATTGACGGTAAAACGATTGCGCAGCAGGTCAGAAGCGAAGTCGGTGAAAAAGTAAAGCAACGCCTCGCGCAGGGTAAACGCGCACCTGGACTGGCTGTCGTGCTGGTCGGCGAAAACCCAGCATCACAAATTTATGTTGCCAGCAAACGCAAAGCCTGTGATGAGGTTGGTTTTCTTTCCCGTTCATACGATTTGCCTGCGACCACCACTGAAGGTGAACTGCTGGCGCTGATCGACCAACTGAATAACGACGACGCAATCGATGGCATTCTGGTGCAGCTTCCCCTGCCCGCCGGTATCGATAACGTAAAAGTACTCGAAAATATTCATCCGGACAAAGACGTAGACGGTTTTCATCCTTACAACGTCGGGCGTCTGTGCCAACGTGCGCCAAAGCTGCGCCCTTGCACACCGCGCGGCATTGTGACGCTGCTGGAGCGTTATAATATCGACACCTTCGGCCTGAATGCCGTGGTCATTGGTGCATCTAACATTGTGGGCCGTCCGATGAGCATGGAACTGCTGTTAGCCGGTTGCACCACGACCGTCACGCACCGCTTCACCAAAAATCTGCGTCACCACGTCGAGAACGCTGATTTGGTGGTAGTCGCGGTCGGTAAACCGGGCTTTATTCCAGGGGAATGGATCAAACCGGGTGCTATCGTGATTGATGTCGGTATTAACCGTCTGGAAAGTGGTAAAGTAGTCGGCGATGTGGAATTTGAAGCGGCCTCTGAACGCGCATCTTTCATTACGCCGGTTCCAGGTGGCGTTGGTCCTATGACTGTTGCTACACTTATTCAAAATACCTTGCAGGCTTGCGAGGAATATCACGACGTGAATACTCACTAA
- the ppiB gene encoding peptidylprolyl isomerase B has product MVTFHTNHGDIVINTFADKAPVTVENFLNYCRKGFYDNTIFHRVINGFMIQGGGFEPGMNQKNTDAPIKNEANNGLKNTRGTLAMARTNDPHSATAQFFINVTDNDFLNFSGQNAQGWGYCVFAEVTGGLDVVEKIKSVKTGRSGMHQDVPVEDVIIKSVTVSE; this is encoded by the coding sequence ATGGTCACTTTTCACACCAATCACGGCGACATCGTTATCAACACCTTTGCTGACAAAGCGCCAGTCACCGTTGAAAACTTCCTGAACTATTGCCGTAAAGGTTTCTACGACAACACTATTTTCCACCGTGTGATTAACGGTTTCATGATCCAGGGCGGCGGTTTTGAGCCTGGTATGAACCAGAAAAACACCGATGCACCTATCAAGAACGAAGCGAACAACGGTCTGAAAAACACCCGCGGCACGCTGGCAATGGCGCGTACCAACGATCCACATTCCGCCACCGCACAGTTTTTCATCAACGTGACTGATAATGATTTCCTGAACTTCAGCGGTCAAAACGCTCAGGGCTGGGGCTACTGCGTATTTGCAGAAGTGACCGGCGGTCTGGACGTTGTTGAAAAAATCAAATCAGTTAAAACGGGCCGCAGCGGCATGCACCAGGACGTACCAGTAGAAGACGTAATCATCAAAAGCGTTACCGTTAGCGAATAA